Proteins encoded by one window of Lathyrus oleraceus cultivar Zhongwan6 chromosome 1, CAAS_Psat_ZW6_1.0, whole genome shotgun sequence:
- the LOC127115382 gene encoding GDSL esterase/lipase At5g45910-like has protein sequence MTYNNNMKFLILFSLTFIFRNVLSNVNPLPYEAIFNFGDSISDTGNEATLHPPMPINSPYGSTYFKHPSGRLSNGRLIIDFIAQAYGLPFLPAYKNLIEGQDITKGVNFAFAGATALDFNYFNKSMVALPGTNNSLSVQLKMFKRLKPSLCKNKKDCRNYFKKSLFLVGEIGGNDIFSHITPKFSNFRNLIPLVVNKITETTISLIKEGAVEIVIPGNFPVGCSASLLAVVNTNNTKNYDEFGCFKAFNTVIQYFNDNLIYSITTLRETYPDVKIIYFDYYNNAKRLYEEPQKYGFDKDETFKACCGGGGPHNFDPRMGCGSPNTTVCSDPSKNINWDGVHFTEVAYKLLAKGLVEGPFAYPSLKPAPFQIA, from the exons ATGACTTATAATAATAACATGAAGTTCTTAATTCTCTTTAGCCTCACTTTTATATTCAGAAATGTACTTTCAAATGTCAATCCTCTTCCCTATGAAGCTATATTTAATTTTGGTGATTCAATAAGCGACACAGGAAATGAAGCAACTCTTCACCCACCTATGCCTATCAATAGTCCTTATGGATCAACGTATTTTAAACATCCCTCAGGACGTTTGTCAAATGGACGCTTGATTATAGATTTCATAG CTCAAGCATATGGATTGCCATTTTTGCCAGCCTATAAAAATCTCATTGAAGGCCAAGATATCACGAAAGGAGTGAACTTTGCATTTGCTGGTGCCACTGCActtgattttaattatttcaATAAAAGTATGGTTGCTCTACCTGGAACTAATAACTCATTGAGTGTTCAACTTAAGATGTTTAAGAGACTCAAGCCTTCACTATGTAAAAACAAAAAAG ATTGTCGTAACTACTTTAAGAAATCATTATTTTTAGTCGGAGAAATTGGTGGAAATGATATTTTCTCTCATATTACACCAAAATTTTCAAACTTCAGAAATCTTATTCCCTTAGTGGTTAATAAAATTACAGAAACAACCATA TCATTAATCAAAGAGGGAGCTGTAGAGATAGTTATTCCAGGGAACTTTCCAGTGGGGTGTAGTGCCTCCCTTTTGGCAGTGGTGAATACTAATAATACAAAAAACTACGATGAATTTGGATGCTTTAAGGCATTTAATACTGTCATACAATATTTTAATGACAATCTAATCTATTCTATAACTACATTAAGAGAGACTTACCCTGATGTCAAGATAATATACTTTGACTATTATAATAATGCCAAACGTTTGTATGAAGAACCGCAAAAATATG GTTTTGATAAGGATGAGACATTCAAGGCATGTTGTGGAGGCGGTGGGCCACATAATTTTGATCCAAGAATGGGGTGTGGAAGTCCTAATACAACTGTTTGCTCTGACCCTTCTAAAAATATAAACTGGGATGGAGTTCATTTTACAGAAGTAGCATATAAACTATTAGCAAAAGGATTAGTTGAAGGACCTTTTGCATATCCCTCACTTAAACCAGCTCCTTTTCAAATAGCCTAA